One window of Bacillus sp. THAF10 genomic DNA carries:
- a CDS encoding AAA family ATPase encodes MKLERFTQYIRSVDLLKENIPSFEQFPFNLPVLKSLESLEFHPNVTYIVGENGMGKSTLLEGIAIALGFNPEGGTFNFNFSSYNSHSELDQYLRVVRGSERPQDNFFFRAETFYNVATNIEELDRELGGPRIIDSFGGKSLHEQSHGESFFAAFIERFQGNGLYILDEPEAALSPLRQMSMLARINELVNQGSQFIISTHSPIIMAYPDAKIVGLSEEGAKEMTLEETSHFQIMQQFFENRDRMLYHLFN; translated from the coding sequence GTGAAATTAGAAAGGTTCACTCAGTACATAAGGAGCGTTGATTTATTAAAAGAAAACATTCCTTCATTTGAGCAGTTTCCATTTAACCTACCTGTCCTAAAGAGTTTGGAAAGTCTAGAATTCCATCCAAATGTGACTTATATTGTTGGAGAAAATGGGATGGGAAAATCCACTTTATTAGAAGGTATCGCAATCGCTTTAGGTTTTAATCCTGAAGGTGGTACTTTTAATTTTAACTTTTCCAGCTATAACAGTCATTCCGAGCTAGATCAGTACCTTCGAGTTGTGAGAGGATCAGAAAGACCGCAAGATAACTTCTTTTTTCGAGCGGAAACATTTTATAATGTGGCAACCAATATTGAAGAGCTTGATCGTGAACTAGGTGGGCCTCGAATCATTGACTCTTTTGGAGGCAAATCCCTGCACGAGCAATCCCATGGCGAATCCTTTTTTGCAGCCTTTATAGAACGATTTCAAGGAAATGGATTATACATATTGGACGAACCAGAAGCAGCACTATCTCCTTTAAGACAAATGTCCATGCTCGCAAGAATTAACGAGTTAGTAAATCAAGGCTCACAATTCATCATTTCCACCCATTCTCCCATTATCATGGCCTATCCAGATGCTAAAATAGTTGGTTTATCAGAAGAAGGTGCTAAGGAAATGACATTAGAAGAAACTTCGCATTTTCAGATTATGCAGCAATTTTTTGAAAACAGAGATAGGATGCTTTACCACTTATTCAATTAG
- a CDS encoding GntR family transcriptional regulator — protein MILDTDGSKPIYMQIAEWLETEILNDHFTVDQKVYSQYQLAEIFNINPATAAKGLTMLVDNQVLYKKRGLGMFVTGEAKKIILTNRKEHTLKRLVSELVAEAHQLNVEMEELVSMIKNASAVKGEKGDGSGNRA, from the coding sequence TTGATTTTAGATACAGATGGGTCAAAACCAATTTACATGCAAATTGCAGAATGGCTGGAAACAGAAATCCTAAACGATCATTTTACCGTTGATCAAAAGGTTTACTCTCAATATCAGTTAGCTGAAATTTTCAATATAAATCCGGCAACAGCTGCAAAAGGACTGACCATGCTAGTAGATAATCAAGTTTTATATAAAAAAAGGGGGCTTGGCATGTTTGTGACAGGAGAAGCCAAGAAAATCATTTTGACGAACAGGAAAGAACACACCTTAAAGAGGTTAGTTTCTGAGCTAGTTGCAGAAGCACATCAGCTTAATGTGGAAATGGAAGAATTAGTTTCCATGATAAAAAATGCTAGCGCGGTAAAGGGGGAAAAAGGGGATGGAAGTGGTAACAGGGCATAA
- a CDS encoding ABC transporter ATP-binding protein, giving the protein MEVVTGHNVTKEYRGSKALNNLHFGIKENKITGLIGRNGAGKTTLLKMMAGFIQPTKGELNIFGERPFNNLQASANTILVDDMMSFPTALNLEEILKVAGRFYPNWDEELARKLFQYFSFRNNHRHDELSKGKKSTFNMIVGLASKCPLTMFDEPTTGMDAAVRKDFYRALLKDYLASPRTIIISSHHLEEIEDLLEEILLIHNGEKLLHLPIEALKEYAIGVRGNTTIMKEWAESQEILYTKELSPGSSYMVIENLYKEKIKQDANTYGFQISPVSPSDLCVYLTNPTKGGIDDVFK; this is encoded by the coding sequence ATGGAAGTGGTAACAGGGCATAATGTAACAAAAGAGTATCGGGGTTCGAAAGCACTCAACAATCTCCATTTTGGAATTAAAGAGAACAAGATAACTGGGCTTATTGGGCGGAATGGTGCAGGGAAAACAACGTTGTTGAAAATGATGGCAGGATTCATACAGCCAACAAAAGGGGAATTGAATATATTTGGTGAAAGACCATTTAATAATCTGCAAGCTTCCGCAAATACTATTTTAGTAGATGATATGATGAGTTTTCCTACTGCACTCAACCTTGAAGAAATCCTCAAAGTGGCAGGTAGGTTCTACCCAAATTGGGATGAGGAATTAGCAAGGAAGCTTTTTCAATACTTTTCTTTTCGAAATAATCACCGTCATGATGAGTTATCAAAAGGAAAGAAGAGTACATTTAATATGATTGTTGGGCTTGCATCCAAATGTCCACTAACGATGTTTGATGAGCCGACGACGGGAATGGATGCGGCTGTTCGAAAGGATTTTTATCGAGCACTTTTAAAAGACTATCTGGCTTCCCCTCGAACAATCATCATCTCAAGCCATCATTTAGAGGAAATAGAGGATTTATTGGAAGAAATTCTTCTGATTCATAACGGCGAAAAGCTCCTTCATCTACCAATAGAAGCATTGAAAGAATATGCAATTGGAGTCAGAGGGAACACAACGATAATGAAAGAGTGGGCAGAATCACAAGAGATACTTTATACCAAAGAATTAAGCCCTGGCTCTTCTTACATGGTAATTGAAAATCTTTATAAAGAAAAAATCAAACAAGATGCTAATACCTATGGATTTCAGATATCACCAGTCTCACCAAGTGATCTATGCGTATACCTGACGAATCCTACGAAAGGTGGGATTGATGATGTCTTTAAGTAA
- a CDS encoding spore germination protein, with the protein MACIIKKVIIENVNGGVVNFGNIFKACPITVEKGVTGSGSGNLGKCIKTSTKISIVNICGKKHVKVIDEIGDGFD; encoded by the coding sequence ATGGCATGTATTATAAAAAAAGTCATCATTGAAAATGTAAATGGTGGTGTAGTCAATTTCGGAAATATTTTTAAGGCTTGTCCAATTACGGTAGAAAAAGGGGTAACAGGATCAGGATCAGGCAATTTAGGTAAGTGCATCAAAACAAGTACGAAAATTAGTATTGTAAATATATGTGGAAAAAAACATGTAAAAGTAATAGACGAAATAGGTGATGGATTTGACTAA
- the selB gene encoding selenocysteine-specific translation elongation factor produces MDLTKHFTIGMAGHIDHGKTTLTKALTGVETDRLKEEKERGISIELGFAPFLLDHKTQLSIIDVPGHERFIRQMIAGVSGIDLVILVVAADEGVMPQTKEHLAIIKYLQIKNGIIAITKKDLVEEEMLELVEEEIVDELEGTVFQHSPVVFVNSTKNEGIDRLKKLISSQLEDFAQRSIQGPFRLAVDQVFSLKGQGTIVRGTIEEGSISLDQELEVLPERIPVRVRHLQVHNHTVQSASAGQRVAMNLPNVGKDRIARGDVLATPNAYEATDTIDVSVEFMKSLSAPIKQRSSIKIHIGTAEVMGRIVFFDRNEFQENDHQEVLCQIRLDEKITAKRGDRFILRRPSPAETIGGGWVIQPNGSKYRFGEVTIQKLTSIKEGTPEERVQQLFSKRAVVHKEEIFQETGVSLEECQFLIKEEKLVEINNGKYSFIDIISSFEEQVIDYLNHYHERYPMRVGAPKAELLMATMGDESKDLGQYVLRCLIEKKQLEQRESLLHLTPHQPGYPVAWKKRMEQVVGAVEEDKLTPQPFLEHAQKAGLPDLHINELRYFLVSQSMAYELDEKHLIHRNALHEAVRKLKSIYTEKMELNDIKETFSLSRKYLIPFVELLDRLGYTKRIESERYWRE; encoded by the coding sequence ATGGATTTGACTAAGCATTTTACTATTGGAATGGCAGGCCATATTGATCATGGAAAAACAACGTTAACTAAGGCTTTAACCGGTGTGGAGACGGATCGGCTAAAAGAAGAAAAGGAAAGGGGAATATCCATTGAACTTGGATTTGCTCCTTTTTTATTGGATCATAAAACGCAATTATCCATTATTGATGTACCTGGACATGAACGTTTTATTCGACAAATGATAGCAGGAGTGTCAGGAATTGATTTAGTTATTCTTGTCGTTGCAGCAGACGAAGGTGTGATGCCGCAGACAAAAGAGCATTTAGCAATCATTAAATACTTGCAAATAAAGAATGGAATTATTGCTATTACCAAAAAAGATTTAGTGGAAGAAGAAATGCTTGAATTAGTAGAAGAGGAAATTGTGGATGAGTTAGAAGGGACTGTATTTCAGCACTCTCCCGTTGTGTTCGTAAATAGTACTAAAAATGAAGGAATCGATAGGTTGAAAAAATTGATATCTTCACAATTAGAGGATTTCGCTCAGCGTTCGATTCAGGGCCCTTTCCGTCTAGCCGTGGACCAGGTTTTCTCGTTAAAGGGGCAAGGCACGATTGTGAGAGGTACCATTGAAGAAGGGAGCATATCACTAGACCAGGAGTTAGAGGTGCTACCTGAAAGAATTCCTGTGAGGGTTCGTCACCTTCAAGTACATAATCATACTGTCCAATCTGCAAGTGCAGGTCAACGGGTAGCAATGAATCTTCCTAATGTGGGAAAAGACAGAATTGCTCGTGGAGATGTTTTAGCAACGCCAAACGCTTATGAAGCGACAGACACCATTGATGTTTCAGTAGAATTTATGAAAAGTCTATCTGCCCCCATTAAACAGAGAAGTTCTATAAAAATACATATAGGTACAGCAGAAGTGATGGGACGAATTGTCTTTTTTGACAGAAATGAATTTCAAGAAAATGATCACCAAGAAGTACTATGCCAAATTCGGTTAGATGAAAAAATCACAGCCAAACGGGGTGACCGTTTTATCTTAAGGAGACCCTCCCCAGCAGAAACAATTGGAGGTGGCTGGGTCATACAGCCAAATGGATCAAAGTACAGATTTGGTGAAGTGACCATTCAAAAGCTTACTAGCATCAAAGAAGGAACGCCAGAAGAAAGGGTTCAACAATTGTTCAGTAAAAGAGCGGTTGTACATAAAGAAGAAATTTTTCAAGAAACAGGGGTTTCTTTAGAAGAATGTCAATTTCTTATTAAAGAAGAAAAATTAGTAGAAATCAATAATGGTAAGTATTCATTTATTGATATTATTTCTAGTTTTGAGGAACAGGTTATCGACTATTTAAACCATTATCATGAGCGATATCCTATGCGTGTTGGTGCACCAAAAGCAGAGTTACTTATGGCGACAATGGGGGATGAAAGCAAGGACTTGGGACAGTATGTATTGCGATGCCTGATAGAAAAGAAGCAATTAGAGCAAAGGGAAAGTTTATTGCATCTTACACCGCATCAACCCGGATATCCTGTAGCTTGGAAAAAAAGAATGGAGCAGGTGGTCGGAGCTGTGGAGGAGGACAAGCTTACTCCTCAGCCTTTTTTAGAGCACGCACAAAAAGCTGGTCTGCCCGACTTGCACATAAACGAACTCCGATATTTCTTAGTATCACAGTCGATGGCCTATGAATTGGATGAAAAGCATCTGATCCATCGAAATGCCTTACACGAAGCCGTCAGAAAACTAAAGAGCATCTATACAGAAAAAATGGAGCTAAACGATATAAAAGAGACCTTCTCCTTATCAAGAAAATACCTTATTCCATTTGTAGAACTTTTGGATCGATTAGGCTATACAAAAAGAATAGAGTCTGAGCGGTATTGGAGGGAATAA
- the selD gene encoding selenide, water dikinase SelD: MVFVSKHEKIRLTSLSTKAGUGCKLGPSDLAQVLRDLPQNIHDPNLLVGYQTSDDAGVYRITDEIAMIQTLDYFTPVVDDPYMFGQIAAANALSDVYAMGGTPKTALNIVGYPIKELGPEILNQILSGAIDKVKEAGAVIVGGHSIDDQEPKFGLSVTGFIHPDRIWKNVGAIPGDVLVLTKPIGVGILTTAIKREKASPEQEKEVTSIMSMLNKEAALVLQDFHPNAVTDVTGFGLLGHAFEMALGSNVSFMMYSEAIPVLSGTYDLANEGIIPGGSKSNHQWLLPFVHYEEALTISEQLVLCDAITSGGLLVSMPEKDAHLYVKELNKRNIHSAIIGQVVEKKEKAITVKKQHAN; encoded by the coding sequence GTGGTATTTGTGAGTAAGCATGAGAAAATCCGCTTAACATCCTTATCTACGAAAGCTGGCTGAGGCTGCAAACTTGGTCCTAGTGACCTCGCGCAAGTTTTGCGTGATTTACCACAAAACATTCATGACCCGAATCTTTTAGTGGGGTATCAGACGTCTGATGATGCTGGAGTGTATCGAATCACAGATGAAATTGCGATGATTCAAACCCTCGACTATTTTACTCCAGTTGTCGATGACCCTTATATGTTTGGACAAATCGCAGCTGCTAATGCTTTAAGTGATGTTTATGCAATGGGGGGTACCCCGAAAACAGCTTTAAACATTGTCGGATATCCTATAAAAGAATTAGGACCAGAAATTCTTAATCAAATTCTCTCAGGTGCCATTGATAAGGTGAAAGAAGCAGGTGCCGTGATTGTTGGTGGCCATTCCATTGATGACCAAGAGCCAAAATTCGGATTATCTGTGACAGGATTTATCCATCCTGATCGTATTTGGAAAAATGTTGGAGCAATCCCTGGCGATGTCCTTGTATTAACAAAACCAATTGGAGTTGGAATTCTTACAACTGCAATCAAAAGGGAAAAAGCAAGTCCTGAACAAGAAAAAGAAGTGACTAGCATCATGAGTATGCTAAATAAAGAAGCGGCTCTGGTTCTTCAAGATTTCCATCCAAATGCAGTGACGGATGTAACCGGATTTGGCTTGTTAGGGCATGCTTTTGAAATGGCTTTAGGCAGTAATGTGAGCTTTATGATGTATTCAGAAGCAATACCTGTTCTCTCAGGTACATATGACCTCGCAAATGAAGGTATCATCCCAGGTGGATCTAAATCTAATCACCAATGGCTACTTCCTTTTGTTCATTATGAAGAAGCTTTGACGATTTCTGAACAACTGGTGCTCTGTGACGCTATTACATCCGGAGGGTTATTAGTTAGCATGCCGGAAAAAGATGCTCATTTGTACGTAAAAGAATTGAATAAACGGAACATACACTCTGCCATCATTGGGCAGGTGGTTGAGAAAAAAGAAAAAGCAATCACAGTGAAAAAACAACACGCCAACTAG
- the selA gene encoding L-seryl-tRNA(Sec) selenium transferase: protein MKQQLLRSIPSIHELQTHSAFVRWKKKYNVDQEFVTNVMRQCIQTLRNEILLDQWHNSNMEEEIVNRVESLLKKKMSYRLQSVINATGTILHTNLGRARLSREAIKRMEEVASNYSNLEYNLDSGIRGSRHDIVEDLIKEVTGAEAAIVVNNNAAAVYFILHAFGKNKEIIVSRGQLVEIGGSFRISSIMEESGAILKEVGTTNKTHLTDYQEAINENTAMLLKVHTSNFKTIGFTKTVSTDELVSLKNIQDDIIVYEDLGSGVLYDFTKKGIGDEPVVQRVIASGVDLVSFSGDKLLGGPQAGIIAGRKEYIDQLKKHQLARVLRVDKMSFAGLEATLQAYATNQAETIPTIRDMLLSQEEVKEKAETFLSLVEELTFNWTLEPTTSMVGGGTMPDVSLPSYAVGVTSDRLSSKEIADCLRMGTPKVIVRIQDEQVLLDFRTITSSEIPQLIKAFQQI, encoded by the coding sequence TTGAAGCAACAACTTTTACGCAGTATCCCATCCATTCATGAATTACAAACTCATTCTGCATTTGTACGATGGAAGAAAAAATACAATGTCGATCAGGAGTTTGTTACCAATGTCATGAGACAGTGTATTCAAACGCTAAGAAACGAAATTTTGTTAGATCAATGGCACAACAGCAATATGGAGGAAGAAATAGTAAATAGGGTAGAGAGCTTGTTGAAAAAGAAAATGAGTTATCGCCTACAGTCTGTTATCAATGCTACAGGCACCATTTTACATACGAACCTTGGAAGAGCAAGATTAAGCAGAGAAGCCATTAAGCGGATGGAAGAAGTTGCGTCCAATTACTCCAACCTCGAATATAATCTTGATAGTGGAATTCGTGGCTCGAGACATGACATTGTGGAGGATCTTATTAAAGAAGTCACAGGTGCAGAGGCCGCGATTGTCGTAAATAATAATGCTGCTGCTGTTTATTTTATCCTTCATGCGTTTGGGAAAAATAAAGAAATTATTGTCTCTAGAGGACAGCTTGTCGAAATTGGTGGCTCTTTTCGTATTTCCTCCATTATGGAAGAGAGCGGGGCGATACTTAAGGAAGTTGGGACCACTAATAAGACTCATTTAACTGATTATCAGGAAGCTATTAATGAAAATACGGCTATGCTTTTAAAGGTACATACAAGTAATTTTAAAACGATAGGATTCACCAAAACCGTGTCAACGGACGAATTAGTTTCTTTAAAAAATATACAAGATGACATTATTGTTTACGAAGATTTGGGTAGTGGTGTTCTGTATGACTTTACGAAAAAGGGAATTGGCGATGAACCTGTTGTTCAGAGGGTGATAGCATCAGGAGTGGACCTTGTTTCTTTTAGTGGAGACAAGCTACTCGGTGGTCCACAAGCTGGGATTATTGCAGGAAGAAAAGAGTATATCGATCAACTTAAAAAGCATCAACTTGCCCGTGTTCTTCGTGTAGATAAGATGAGCTTTGCTGGATTGGAAGCAACTCTTCAGGCATATGCGACAAATCAAGCGGAAACTATTCCTACCATTAGAGACATGCTTTTAAGCCAAGAAGAGGTAAAAGAAAAAGCAGAAACCTTTCTTTCTCTAGTAGAGGAACTTACGTTCAATTGGACTCTAGAGCCGACAACGTCCATGGTAGGAGGGGGGACGATGCCTGATGTTTCTCTACCTTCCTATGCAGTTGGTGTCACATCTGACAGATTAAGCTCAAAAGAAATAGCCGATTGTTTAAGAATGGGAACCCCAAAAGTAATCGTTCGTATTCAAGATGAACAGGTTCTCCTTGATTTTAGAACGATTACTTCATCAGAGATTCCACAGTTGATTAAAGCTTTTCAACAAATTTAG
- a CDS encoding small acid-soluble spore protein P, whose amino-acid sequence MMNKNSHKDMVRNQPKDNQSGQPAPLSGSHKVKNQKHSRQKHNSSHDM is encoded by the coding sequence ATGATGAACAAAAACAGCCACAAAGATATGGTAAGAAACCAACCGAAAGACAATCAATCTGGGCAGCCTGCACCTTTAAGCGGTTCTCATAAAGTAAAAAATCAAAAACATTCTAGGCAAAAACACAATTCAAGCCACGATATGTAA
- the sspO gene encoding small acid-soluble spore protein O — translation MAKRKANHVISGMNVAKAQGRGAGYNEEFANEPLTEAQKQNNKKRKKNQ, via the coding sequence ATGGCAAAAAGAAAAGCAAACCATGTTATATCAGGTATGAATGTTGCCAAGGCACAAGGTCGTGGTGCTGGCTATAATGAAGAATTTGCAAATGAGCCACTAACGGAGGCTCAAAAGCAAAATAATAAAAAACGCAAGAAAAACCAATAG